Proteins from a genomic interval of Uloborus diversus isolate 005 chromosome 4, Udiv.v.3.1, whole genome shotgun sequence:
- the LOC129219853 gene encoding gastrula zinc finger protein XlCGF57.1-like produces the protein MQKNLQAHIKTHFNEKRYCCDYCPSTFTRKNSLHRHMVSHTDERPFKCEVCSKAFARKDVLRGHMVIHSSLGFDLFAIAGDKSTLSKNSTFRCNCCSYVTEQWWALKKHLLIHSSPHLCDICCKSFPYRSSLSRHARIHTGEHPFSCHVCGRCFTRKDDLQRHLLIHSQERPFECEFCSKAFARKDSLRSHMVVHLPSIV, from the exons ATGCAAAAAAACCTTCAAGCTCACATAAAAACTCATTTCAATGAAAAGCGGTATTGTTGTGACTATTGCCCAAGCACATTTACTAGAAAGAACAGTCTTCATCGCCACATGGTTTCCCATACTGATGAGCGTCCGTTTAAATGCGAAGTTTGTTCCAAAGCATTTGCACGCAAAGATGTGTTACGTGGCCACATGGTTATACATTCAAGTTTGGGTTTTGA tttatttgctattgcaGGTGATAAAAGTACCTTATCAAAAAACTCGACATTTCGTTGCAATTGTTGCTCGTACGTAACTGAGCAATGGTGGGCGTTAAAGAAGCATTTACTTATTCACTCAAGCCCTCATTTATGTGACATCTGCTGCAAAAGTTTCCCCTATAGAAGCAGCCTGTCTCGTCATGCGCGCATTCACACCGGAGAACATCCTTTTTCTTGCCATGTTTGTGGAAGATGCTTTACGCGTAAGGATGATCTTCAACGTCATTTGCTCATTCATTCCCAAGAGAGGCCTTTCGAATGCGAGTTTTGCTCCAAGGCGTTTGCTCGCAAAGATTCATTGCGTTCTCATATGGTTGTTCATCTGCCAAGCATTGTTTGA